GAGCTCGATGCCTATGGCCAGTACAAGGTGCAGATCCCTTTCGACCGCACCGAGAAGGGCGCCGCCAAGGGATCGAGGCCGATGCGCATGGCCTCGCCCTATGCCGGCAGCGACCATGGCATGCACTTTCCGCTGCACAAGGGGGCGGAGGTGCTGCTGTCGTTCGTCGATGGCGATCCGGACCGCCCGGTGATCCTCGGGGCGGTGCCGAACTCCGACAACCGCAGTGTGGTCGATTCGACGAATCCGCAACTGAGCATGATCCGGACCAAGGGTGGCAACGAGATCGGCTTCGACGACACGCGGGGAAATGAAGGCATCTGGCTGCGTTCGCCGTACCAGGACTCGGCGTTGTTCATCGGTTGCGCGGCCAGCGTGCTGGGCTCGTCCGCGGCGCCGGCTTCTTCCGGCGACAAGGCTGCGAAGGGGGCTGCGCCATCGCCCACGCCGGTCGGCAACATCTTCCAGGCCACCAAGGGCGGCAGCGATACCGTGACCTTCGGCAATGCGAACGTCATGAACTTCGGCAGCAAGAACCTGCTGTCGCTGGGCACCGAGGCGAGCCTGGTGGCCTCGTTGGCCAACAAGGTGACCATGGGTGCATCCCTGAACATCAACATGGCCAACGAGTTCAAGTGGAACATGAATCTCGCGCCGTTTGCGAGCGTAGGCAAGAACGTGACGATCGACGATTCTGATGCGGTGACGTTCAAGAACGCGGTGAGCACCACAGCGCTGAACTCGGTGTCCTTGAGCGCCGGTGTGAGCCGCGGCGCAAGAGCGGACATGTGGTCTCTGCAGACACATCTCAAAATCATGCGAACGCTGGCCGGGGCATTCACGGCGGCCAACTTTGCGCAGTCCGCTGTTTTTGGGATGGCTGTGAACGGCTCGGCCGGGGGCGCCCTCGCGCCCGCTCAGGACGTGAATCAGCACGCGGACGACCAGAAAAGCGGCAAGGATCCCATGCAAGAGACCGGGCTCATGGGATGGCCAGGCGCGCTGGGCAAGTTTGGCGTCGATGCAGTAGTCAATGTCAATGCGCTGCTCAGCTTTCAGCTGTACGCGAAGATGCTGGCTGAGAGGATCCAAGAGATCAAGAACGCTAGCCGCATCACTTTGAATGACGAGGGCATCGACCAGAGATTCGATGAAGGCGGAAATCAGGACGCTCGGTTCCGACTGAGCGGCAAGGGTATCGAAGCAATCAGCGATGGTTTTTCGGTCCAAAGCCGTGGCGTGGCAAGCATCGAAGCCAAAAATTCAATGTCACTGAGTTCGCCAACGGTCGAACTGGGGCGCCGCGGTGACCAAGGCAACCCTGCATTGATCACGATCGACGAGCAGAACAAGACAGTGCGTGCGGAGACCTCGAAGTCTTCGCTGGAACTGAAGGGTGACGCCACCACGCTCATCTCGGGAACGATCAGTGTCGGCCACGGACTCGTGGTGCCTGACCCGCGCGCAGCAATTCTGGGGGCCCAGGAGCTCGCAGCGCAGAAGTTGCTGGACGCCGCGACCCGCGTTGCGGACAGGCTCTTCTCCACCTACGAAAATGCATCGAGCGAGCTTGCCAAAAGCTCGGCACTGGAGGCTTGGTACACCGCTTCGGATACCCAGAAGGCAGAGAGCGACAAGCTGAATTCGATCAAGCTGAAGCGCGCCCAACTCCCTGCGCCGACCGAGTATCTCAACGGCCTGCAGGTGGACGCGGCCGCCACCTCTCTCACCCATGCATCCGGATCGCTCAGTGTCGCGAGTGCCAGC
The Variovorax sp. OAS795 genome window above contains:
- the tssI gene encoding type VI secretion system tip protein TssI/VgrG — translated: MSTVAQRLPADRRFEFSSDACPADTFAVVRMSGVEAISKPYRFELVLVSDDAAIDFAKMVGSGAQLRILAPDDHTRATPYAGMLAEFDQLHQAGGFTFYRAVLVPRLWQLSLYRNSEVYLNEQTIPEIVESLLVGARFSASRDYTLKLTGTYRPHSYVCQYQETPLAFVSRSFEREGIYYYFEQDGGVDRLVLLDDKVAQPAEALAVNYRPADELDVGLAPDSVQAFVCRSRMLPRTLVLQDYNHRRANLPLEVKAEVSASGLGEEMLYGENFRSEEEGQRYATIRAEELRCGARVFSGEATAVGLRSGHFMVLSHHYRADFNGRYLVTEITHEGSQAGALLDGLKTPFNEGERQTTSYRNSFVALPAATQFRPARTTPKPRVSGTMNATIDAEGSGEYAELDAYGQYKVQIPFDRTEKGAAKGSRPMRMASPYAGSDHGMHFPLHKGAEVLLSFVDGDPDRPVILGAVPNSDNRSVVDSTNPQLSMIRTKGGNEIGFDDTRGNEGIWLRSPYQDSALFIGCAASVLGSSAAPASSGDKAAKGAAPSPTPVGNIFQATKGGSDTVTFGNANVMNFGSKNLLSLGTEASLVASLANKVTMGASLNINMANEFKWNMNLAPFASVGKNVTIDDSDAVTFKNAVSTTALNSVSLSAGVSRGARADMWSLQTHLKIMRTLAGAFTAANFAQSAVFGMAVNGSAGGALAPAQDVNQHADDQKSGKDPMQETGLMGWPGALGKFGVDAVVNVNALLSFQLYAKMLAERIQEIKNASRITLNDEGIDQRFDEGGNQDARFRLSGKGIEAISDGFSVQSRGVASIEAKNSMSLSSPTVELGRRGDQGNPALITIDEQNKTVRAETSKSSLELKGDATTLISGTISVGHGLVVPDPRAAILGAQELAAQKLLDAATRVADRLFSTYENASSELAKSSALEAWYTASDTQKAESDKLNSIKLKRAQLPAPTEYLNGLQVDAAATSLTHASGSLSVASASIDMKLGSTELKLDPVGMSFVANLIRLG